Proteins found in one Triticum aestivum cultivar Chinese Spring chromosome 4D, IWGSC CS RefSeq v2.1, whole genome shotgun sequence genomic segment:
- the LOC123098561 gene encoding uncharacterized protein, translated as MAEQIHEVDVFFCRTIQRMKEIGRTISRKDNNYIGQVPVKSNVCQMRNIIVIFDQMVLLKTICSYYNQSTYENEPPVALLVGWWYLQLIRTFDSLLFHKCGLSFQ; from the exons ATGGCAG AGCAAATCCATGAGGTTGATGTATTCTTTTGTAGAACAATACAAAGGATGAAGGAAATCGGCAGAACAATATCACGGAAAGATAATAACTATATAG GTCAAGTACCGGTGAAGTCAAATGTGTGCCAGATGCGGAACATAATTGTCATCTTTGATCAGATGGTATTACTGAAAACAATCTG TAGCTACTACAATCAGAGTACCTACGAGAACGAACCGCCGGTTGCATTGTTAGTAGGATGGTGGTACCTGCAGCTCATCAGGACATTTGACTCTTTGTTGTTTCATAAATGCGGATTATCCTTTCAGTGA